Part of the Fusarium verticillioides 7600 chromosome 10, whole genome shotgun sequence genome is shown below.
AGCATCTGCTGAGAACGGGGATAGAGAGCCCGAGGCTGGTCAAGATCAGTTTTTACTGGTACCTCAGATGCTGGAGGacattgatgagtttgttACTTATGACTTTGGAATAGAAAATCTATAAATTAAGGTCGATTTTAAGAGATCTTAGCTAAAAGCTAGTTTgtttatataataaagatTATATTAAGTTTTtaacttttattaatatttatataataaagaaTTATAtaatttattaattaattaaaaaataactatttattttaatataaagctattttttattaaataatTAATACgtttttattatttattttaatttaaattataaagttaagtaaatattaatataatttaAGTTCTTTTAAGTAAGTTTATAGTATATTTTTCCTAAGtatttattagctatatttttctttaatttatattctttATATTGCTCTATATTGCCTTATAACCTAATCTAATATATTACTAACTTACTAAGCTAGCTTTAGCCTGctaatatttatagtttttcCTTTAATACTAAAatctttattttataatttatCTTTTTACTCCTCTTTCCTCTCTTACTTCCCTTCCTTTATACTATAATAGCCTTtaatttttataatataatatttatatttataatttaattactataactatatattttAATTCTATAaactatagctaatattaactattattactacttaatataatactattaataaaGGCCTGCTATTACCTTAATAAGCATTAACTTTATCTTAGGTAATTTATTAAGTCTTCTAATACCTATATCTAatctataatataattactaaaggctttatttttagctttatttttattaatattaagtaGCTATANNNNNNNNNNNNNNNNNNNNNNNNNNNNNNNNNNNNNNNNNNNNNNNNNNNNNNNNNNNNNNNNNNNNNNNNNNNNNNNNNNNNNNNNNNNNNNNNNNNNNNNNNNNNNNNNNNNNNNNNNNNNNNNNNNNNNNNNNNNNNNNNNNNNNNNNNNNNNNNNNNNNNNNNNNNNNNNNNNNNNNNNNNNNNNNNNNNNNNNNNNNNNNNNNNNNNNNNNNNNNNNNNNNNNNNNNNNNNNNNNNNNNNNNNNNNNNNNNNNNNNNNNNNNNNNNNNNNNNNNNNNNNNNNNNNNNNNNNNNNNNNNNNNNNNNNNNNNNNNNNNNNNNNNNNNNNNNNNNNNNNNNNNNNNNNNNNNNNNNNNNNNNNNNNNNNNNNNNNNNNNNNNNNNNNNNNNNNNNNNNNNNNNNNNNNNNNNNNNNNNNNNNNNNNNNNNNNNNNNNNNNNNNNNNNNNNNNNNNNNNNNNNNNNNNNNNNNNNNNNNNNNNNNNNNNNNNNNNNNNNNNNNNNNNNNNNNNNNNNNNNNNNNNNNNNNNNNNNNNNNNNNNNNNNNNNNNNNNNNNNNNNNNNNNNNNNNNNNNNNNNNNNNNNNNNNNNNNNNNNNNNNNNNNNNNNNNNNNNNNNNNNNNNNNNNNNNNNNNNNNNNNNNNNNNNNNNNNNNNNNNNNNNNNNNNNNNNNNNNNNNNNNNNNNNNNNNNNNNNNNNNNNNNNNNNNNNNNNNNNNNNNNNNNNNNNNNNNNNNNNNNNNNNNNNNNNNNNNNNNNNNNNNNNNNNNNNNNNNNNNNNNNNNNNNNNNNNNNNNNNNNNNNNNNNNNNNNNNNNNNNNNNNNNNNNNNNNNNNNNNNNNNNNNNNNNNNNNNNNNNNNNNNNNNNNNNNNNNNNNNNNNNNNNNNNNNNNNNNNNNNNNNNNNNNNNNNNNNNNNNNNNNNNNNNNNNNNNNNNNNNNNNNNNNNNNNNNNNNNNNNNNNNNNNNNNNNNNNNNNNNNNNNNNNNNNNNNNNNNNTTCCTTACttataatactatatataataaaagtaTAAAGCTTTTACTAGCTTATATAAATTTTAAGTTTATACTTaaagtatattataatatataattagaAAAATCTATTAACCTAGCTATTATACTTAAAAGTAATAACCTTAAAAATCTTtataaagaaataaaaataGAACTTaaatttattaaaaaataaataaaaaacTACTATAATTTAAAATAGTTAAAAGGACTAACCTTTTTAAAAGGAGATATAGTTTACTTAGctataaaaaatattaaaatagaCTAATTAAGTCATAAACTAGATTATAAATTTATTAGACCTTATAAGGTATTATAAAAAATCTTAGAAAATAACTATAAACTAGACCTATTACTAAAAGTTAGGCTTTATTTAATcttttatattttattaCTTAAATTAGTAGtagatataatataagttAAAATAGGTAATAAGCTATAAGAAATCTTAAGACTAGAAGTCTATAAAGTAAAAGTAATTAGAGATATATATAAAACTAataattaaagaaaatactTAATAAAATAGAAAGACTATTTAAAGaataaaaatatataaaaatTACCAaaatactttattaataCCTAATAACTTCTAAAGAAGTTTTACTAAAACTAAAATAAgaaatattattaaaaatagAATTCtagttaataatattaatagcCTTATAAGACTAAGCCTTAGAAATAACTAAGGACTTAGCTCTATTAATAGAAAAACTACCCTATTTCtttaataactatatattataagtaaataaCTTATTACCTTACTTTTTAAGataatattttattttttatatataagtaaGATAAGCTATAGCCTTTTTAAGGGCCTGCTTAGCCTTAGCTTTATCctcttttaactttttatatttttttaTATTTCTAGATATTAAAGAAATTAATATAAAACTAAATAAAAAAACTTATTACTATAAAAAGGAAACTtataaaaagttataatACTAGAACTATTATAAATAACCTTAGctttaatataattactatatTAATTAGCTTAATTttttttagctttataaaTAAGattataataaaagtaataaaaatataatataatataattactaaaagtataaatatattaagtAAAAGAACTAGATTTAAAAgttttaatatattttattttaaaaatataacttaatataataattaataagatatataaaaaaagaaTATAAATCTAAattaatattttttttttttaattactattagccttatttaggGCTATcaagcttttaactttttatataatagcttaaatagtaaggcccctATAGTAGGCTAGAATTATAGGAGTTAATattagttaaggtttatctgcttTAAGTAGCGTAATTACTGCCTTAATTaagcagtataagtactgcctGCAGGTCCCTCAGCAGCTGTGccgaccttcttcctttaccCTAGTCAAAAGACAGGCCTGGTGCACCTATTACACTTCTATTAAGTACGTTCCCCGACCTAACTTTCCCTCTATTAGTTACAGTTACTAACATCTATCATAGCCACCGATATAATACTGtaaaatagcctatagctatataattaggCCTACTATATAACCTACtataaccttaatatagctattaggcCTGCTATAAAGGTAGCTAATAGGAAGgaatataaaaagttatatataatagcaGCTGCTATTAAGAAGAACTTTTTATTAAGGTACTAATCTAAccttattaaaatagctatttttaattatagcCTAATTAGGTTAATCTATTATATAGACCCTTATAGCCTAATTAATATAACCTAAGTTAATAAAGAGCTATTAGCTTTTAAGGACCTAGAGAGATACTTAAAAAAAGGTCTTCCCCTTTAGTTAAATTAGGTAGCCTTCTTTACTGCCTTTATAGGCctaaacttaaatatatataaaaagtagctccttaatatagctaaaaggGTCATTATAGTAGAGGGGGAGCTGCTTTTGAATTAGTAATAGGCTAGTTATAGTCTAAGACTACGATAGCAAAAGGataaaggcagggtaatgGCGGGGTTGGACTGAAGGTTCTATGAAAGTCAGAattaaaggaataaggttaacTTTGTTTATGTAAGTTAGTTAGCGAAAGTCAAATTGACCTGAAGTTAATGACGACTCTATCAATTAAATACACGTGCCTAGGCACGTGACCAACTGCCCTTGTATCTAAATAGATAAAGTGAAATCAATAATGAAACAGTAGTTGAACTAGGGCTAAGTTAATATATACTAAAATAAATTAATAGAtaaataagtaaatatagTCTTAAAGATAAAACCtagagaaaaggaaagattatattataaccttaataaatatattatatactaCTTATAAATTtcttattaattattaaaagaCTAATAACTTCTATTTTAATCTATAATAAATATACTAATTATACTAAGATTAAAGGCCTACTATTATAGTTTAAGACTAATATTAAATATCTTAATTCttaaactttaatatactaatatattatatagctagtatataaagatatttatTTAGCATTTTTATagattctagcttactaactattaatataacttctttatattaattaagcttaatatatattaaatctactattaagagatataatactttaataagcttagtattatatcttatataatctgctaataataaacttaaGTATagcttagtttaatatagttaGACCTAACTGTTATAATAGGgttttttataatatattataaattattTAACTAAAAGGTAAAatctaatatatataatttttattatataattattagataactttaattatataactttttaaCTTATATTTCTTTAATAAGAAATATTTAAAGTTTAGGAaaaaaactttaatatataGAGTTTATTTAATTCTCTATATTCTACTTAAGTAAGTATTTTAATTAAAAGCCTTGATTTTTCttattattttaatatatattttattttaattaGTTATCTAGattataatatattccttaattatataataagactTTTATAAAGTTAGGTCTTAATAAGCCTTAATAAGGTATTTTAGTAATTTCTATatatttttactttttaaatagtttttctattttattaagtattttcttttattattaattttataagtatttttaattacttttattttattaaaaagataaaatatttttataataatatataaggtataactaataaggtcttataataaaaataatataatataatacttattttttaatatattatatataaggtattatatataatattaaaaaatataataactttaaaagtaagtCTTAAAGTTATATAGCACTAcctttaactttataattTAACTAAATAAGTAGCTTTAATttataagtataaaaagatattttcCCTAGCCTTAGTAAGTAAAAGgccttctttattattacctaattaaagtaattaatactaaAGCTTTAACTTTAAAAGTCTAATTTTAAATAAGCTAAAAACTATAAAGACTATttaaagatattatattatataattaatattaataactataaTTATCTTATTATAGCAGTgaatacttatataaatagtaatttaattaatattaataatcttaatattaataatatttttaatttatatactttcttttagtatttaaatattataagtaaagacttattatatattaataaattaatactaatataataaattaattttataatctttaattatattataaggcttttaaatatataaaatatatttattatacTAACTATTATAAGTAAATTAAAGGCCTTAAAAGACCTAGCTAATTACTTAAAGTAGGATTAAGActtattaataaagtaataggcctttattatagctattaaatTAGGTAGTAATAATAGCTAATACTAGGTATAATTTATAGAGTTAAAATATATAgttaaagtaattaaattaataatataaatattatattataggaaTTAAGGGCTATTATAAGGTAAAGGAAAGGAAGTAAGGGGGAAAAGAGAGgtaaaaaagtaaattataaaataaaggttttagtATTAGGGGAAAAACTGTAAATGTTAGTAGGCTAAAGCTAGCTTAGtaagttaataataaattaaattaagttATAAGGTAATATAAAGCAGTATaaggaatataaattaaGGGTAAATATAGTTAATTAATACTTAAGacttttattttataaacTATTAgttttaatattttttatagTTAGGTAAATTATATTTTCTTTTAAAAAAGCTACTTCTTTTAACTATTTTAAATTTTAATAGTTTTTAATATTTACTACTACAATTGCATCAGTGCTTATCGCTCTACTAACCactcctcaacgccaacagtattttctcaagagccttgcAATCTTGTACTGTCTGTCTGACTTCAGCTCTCCCGCACTTAATACATGACAGTCGCTTGAACAAAACACTATATTTTGCACGACCCTCTTCTTTTCGTTGGCCTCTACATCATCAATTTCCACAGGATTCGTCGGTCGCATTAAATGCCGCAGCACGAACCGACAATATCCCAAGCGCAAGCATCACCGATTGTCCATGGAGTGAATATCAGTCCAAAACTTCAATGTCAACATTGGTCTTCAGATCTCGATATTATTGCCATCCGGCACAAATGCTGCATGGAGTACTACGGCTGTATCAGCTGCCATGAAGAGTTAGCAGAGCATCCCAATCAAGTCTGGCCCAAGGCAGAACAGCATGAGTTGGCCGTCCTGTGCGGCAACTGTCACCTGGAACTGACAATTGCAGAGTATCTCTGGAGTGGTAACCGGTGTCCTGGATGTGATGCTGGCTTCAATCCGGGATGCAGGAACCATTATGATCTGTACTTTGAGGTGTAGCCATGGGAGGCTTGAACGGTCACACGACTCGCAAAGCGGGTCACCTTCTACGTGAACCTGCGACTGCCATGTTATCAAAACGCCGAATCACGAATCTCTAGTATAAATGCTTTATATGCTCGAGCTATGAGTGCGTGTGGGCAATAGTTGAACATATGGATAGAGATTAGGCCAAGCAATCAATAGAGCGACTATGAATTCAGTTCTCCTGATAGGCCGTCTTACTCAGACTTACTACATCGTTGGGTCACACGTCCATTTCGCCAAAGGATAAAGGTTCATCAATAAGAACACTGTATAAACATGTTGCCATACAACATGAAGAAACATCATTGACTGTCTGCGCAGCATGTTACAAACATGGTTCTAAATTTGAGTCTCGAGTATCA
Proteins encoded:
- a CDS encoding hypothetical protein (At least one base has a quality score < 10), whose protein sequence is MPQHEPTISQAQASPIVHGVNISPKLQCQHWSSDLDIIAIRHKCCMEYYGCISCHEELAEHPNQVWPKAEQHELAVLCGNCHLELTIAEYLWSGNRCPGCDAGFNPGCRNHYDLYFEV